Sequence from the Syntrophorhabdaceae bacterium genome:
TCTCGGCAACGTCACTAAGCGGCAGACACGCCACCGCCGCCACAAACCTGTTGGGATAGGTTGAAACGAGTCTTGCCATCTCATCGTTGCCTAACCTGGCAAGTTCTATTGCATCGCTCTCGCCGACCACGGTTTCGAGAGGAGGGGTGGCCATGGTAAGTACCTGAAGCACATCCGGATATCGCTCCATAACTCTCAGTCTCATATCTACCTGGGTAAGCGCGGGGTTCGAATCTACCCATTGACCGAGTTCCGATACATCGGCGTCTGTTCTCGCTTTGTCCCTTAAGGCTTTAAGGTACTTCTCCGGCATAAAATGGGAAAAAATGTCTATCTTCATGGCTGCCTCCACTCTATATTCCCTGCTCAAACCGCGTGCCCGTCCGGTCTGTGGCACGCACCTCGAGGCTCCTTCAAGCATCACTTGAACGTGAGCCCGTATTGCCCGATCTGTCCGGTTCACATATATATAACACTTGCACCCCCGCGTCAACGGCTATACAAAAGACCTATGCCCTCATTGGAGGTGTCGATCTCACTCCCCGCCAATAAACCGGAAACCGGCTATTTTTGTAAACTGCCTCCAGTTCGGCTCAAACATGTTAAGAATAAAAAGAATCCCGTCGGACGAGATACTTTATTGTCCGACAAGATACTTTATTGTCCGACAAGACAGTTTCAGGTAATATCTCGACTCGGGCTTTATACGATGGCATTGCCTAATGCACTGATATGTAAGGACATATAGTGTTGGAATCTTCCGCTTCTCATAGTGGCACACTTCTTGAAATAGTGCCGAATTGGTGAGCGTGTAAAGACTACTCGGGAAGATGAATTTGGTACCGAGGCAAAGAACGGGGGAAATGCAAAAGGATTTCAATAGCCGTAAACCGCAGCTATAGCATCGACGGAGGGCGCTTTTCCGCCTCCCATCAATGGGCGCGTCATCATATCGTTCAACAGCACGGCTGAAATCTGCGATATATCCAATGAGTTCTTGGCAAGAGACGAACGGGCAGACTGAATATATTTTCAGTCCACATACTTACGTAAAAGGAGAGTGATGGACACCGGTAAGAGAAACAATCGATTGTTTCAATCAACTAAGTAAGGAGGAAAGTAATGAAAGGAAACTACAGGCGAAAGTACGCGTTCTTGATAGCGTCAATTCTGACGCTTGCCGTGATGACAATCTGGTCGGCCCCCGCTGAGGCTTATGTATTCGGCTGGGACGACATGTATTACATCGCGTCCAGCACTGATCTGCACACCGTATTCGGCGCCGGATCTGGACCGTATGTTAATGCCAATTTCTATCAAAACGAGGCGGATTCGTATGTCGGTTGGACGCCCTACGTATTCCGCACGAACTTAAACGAGTTCATATGAAATGACCCGAATGGTATTAATCTGGACGGCATCCAATTATCATCGGGCTGGGGATCCTCAGGTGGAACCGTCAGCAAAAACGTGGTTGGCAGTGTATACAACAGCACTGTTGACCCGACCACCGGCCTTCTTCGTTTCCAGTACCTTGCGGACAATCAAGGTATCGCAAATAATACCTCGTTCACCTTCAACAGTTTTCAGCTTAAAGGATCGGGAACAGTGATCTTCAAGGGGTTCGACCAGAATGGAAACCAGGTGGGTATGGATCAAGGGACTCTGACCAGTAATTTCCAGCTTTTCACGGAGAACTGGCAAAACGTCTATTCTGTGCAATTCTTTGGGCCCTCTGGCCTCGGCAACATTACCATGGACAACGTAACGCTCAACGAGGCTGTACCCACCCCTATACCCCCAGGTGTGTTCCTCCTAGGATCTGGTCTCATCGGGCTCATCGGGATCAACAGGAAGAAATTCTGGAAGGCATAACCGGCTTTAGCGATTGAGCACAGTGCCACATATGGGCAGAGCCAGCAATGGCCCTGCCCTTTTTACTATTTGGCAGATTGCATCGGTAATCATCAACCCTCGGGCTCAAGAGGCGCGATCGATAGGTCTAAATATGTTCCTTGCTATAGGGAGTGAGGGGTCGGCTAAGATACGGAACCAGAGACTTAAAAAACGATTGAGCTCTTACCTGTCACTCAAGTTCCTTTATCGTACGTATCAAGTCACGGGTGGAATGATTCTTGGGATCGCCCACGATAGCAACCCTGCCGCCGTATGACTGCACGATCTCTTTCTCCGGCACACTCTCTTCGGTATAATCGGTGCCCTTGGCGTGAACATGCGGTTTCAGCGCACGCAGAAGATTTTCCACCGTGGGTTCGCTAAAGAGGATAACATAGTCCACGGCATCGAGCGCTGCAATGATTTCGGCCCTTTCCTTTGCGGGCGTGACCGTCTCTTTGCGTTTACCGAGCCCTACCACTGACGCATCATCGTTCACGGCAACAACAAGGATATCGCCCAAGGCCCTTGCGCCCTTCAAATACCGCACATGTCCCACGTGAATGAGGTCAAAGCATCCGTTTCCGAAGACGATCTTTTTCCCCAGGCTCTTATGTTTTTCAATGATATTCGTTAACGTTTCAAGCGTGTCTACAACGAGTCCCATTTATACCAT
This genomic interval carries:
- a CDS encoding adenylyltransferase/cytidyltransferase family protein → MGLVVDTLETLTNIIEKHKSLGKKIVFGNGCFDLIHVGHVRYLKGARALGDILVVAVNDDASVVGLGKRKETVTPAKERAEIIAALDAVDYVILFSEPTVENLLRALKPHVHAKGTDYTEESVPEKEIVQSYGGRVAIVGDPKNHSTRDLIRTIKELE